The sequence TCTTTTTTACTCAATTACTCGATGCCTGCTTTTACTTTAGCAGTGTTTAAATCCAAATTATCTCTCGACGCGGGCACTCCTGGTTTTGATGCTTGCGGAATATCAGATTGCCACACTCTAATTTTACCCAATTACTCGATGCCTGCTTTTACTTTAGCAGTGTTTAAATCCAAATTATCTCTCGACGCGGGCACTCCTGGCTTTGATGCTTGCGGAATATCGGATCGCCACACTCTAATTTTATCCAATTACTCGATGCCTGCTTTTACTTTAGCAGTGTTTAAATCTAAATTATCTCTCGACGCGGGCCCTCCTGGTTTTGATGCTTGCGGAATATCGGATCGCCACCCTCTAATTTTACCCAATTACTCGATGCCTGCTTTTACTTTAGCAGTGTTTAAATCCAAATTATCTCTCGACGCGGGCACTCCTGGTTTTGATGCTTGCGGAATATCGGATCGCCACACTCTAATATAATCAATTTCATAGTCTGCTGGATTTCTCTCACCTGGTTTATACTCAAACGCTTCTTTTTCTGGAGGCTTGCTACCATAAATATTGGTTTCCATATCAAATAGCAAATATTGCGAGCCGTCAATTTTATAGTCTATGCTATTATCGATCTCATGAACTAACACCCCATCAATGTAAAATCTCAAGTAATACGTATCCCACTCAAATCCGTATATATGAAAATCTGCAGTTAAATCTACGCCAGTGTTATAAATTCTACCATTTGAAATATCTGTACCTTCCTTAAACCAATGCGTATTCATAGGATATGAGCTGCCATTCAAATTTAAGCGATTTGCATTTACCGGTCGGCCTACCTGCTCAAAAATGTCAATCTCTTGCTTAGACACTTTCGGATCTCTAAACCAAAACGCAGAAGCAATCGATATCGGTGCGGTCTTAGCGCGTAGCTCATAATATCCATATCCTGTCGGCTCTATAGATTGCACCGCCGATGCCGAGATATCCTCANNNNNNNNNNTATGCTTGCCAGAGGAATCATTACTACCTCCGGGTCCTGCTTCTGAGCCACTAGTTAAATCTGATGCAAGCTGACGATCGTTGCGTTTTGAATTATCCGCAAGAGCGTAGGGGTATTTACGATTTAGTGGTTCGGGATCTTTATAATCATAAGAAGAAAGCATTGTATCATATTGTAATGTATATCCATCGAGATCCTTGTAAGTTTCTTGAAATAGGTTTTCATCAAAAGAAATATCCTTGGAAGTAATCTCTACAATAGCAGGCAAGTGACTTTCTTGGAGAGGATATAAATCACTGCTATTATTTCTGATTTGCAAATTGATGGCTTGGTTTTGCGCTGGATATATATCGCCATCTTCTTCTTGGTAATAACCGTATTTATTGTACTCACTGTCGGTGGTCATCGATTCCTTGACGACATCAACAATAACGGCACGAGTTATAACGGGTGTAGCAGAAGTGACCATAGCTGCCGCCATAACCATTGCTAATTTCTGACGTAGTTTCATTTTAAATCCCCCTTAATATTATGCGTACTAGAACTTTCTTTTGCCAAAAGCAAGTTAAAAATATAATAAAAAAATATATATGCTTTTGGATTTTCTTTGGCTTTTATATTTAACATAATTATGAGATATTCTCAATCTACCCCTAGAATTATATTATAAGCGTTATAAATAGTCAACAAAAAATGTCAATTCGTAACTATAATGTAACTAATTGTACCGATATTACACAAATAAGTCAAAAAAGTCCAAGATTTGCCATAAATATTTCATTGCTATTGCTTGATTTATTGAAGTAATTTTATGAAAAAATACCATTGTACAAATTTTAAAGAAATATAATCATTGCCATATAGTGGCATAGAGACTTGATTATCATAAAAAAAGACAAAAAAAGAGGGAGCAACTAATCTCCCTTGTGAGTTATAGTATTAATTTTGGAATGTTGCTGTACTGGTGGCGTTGTTCCAATCTACAGTTAATCCAAGTGCTTCGGCGATTGGTCTGATAGGAGCATAGGCACGGTTATCAGAGCCGATAGTCATTGGTTCACCCATAATTACAGGAGTTCCGTTTACCATAAGAATTTTTGATCCATGTTTAACAGTTACAAGGGTGGATCCTGGAGCTCCGATTGGCCCGTTTGTAATAGTTACGTTCATAACATTGTTTTCGTCATGACCATATGCGATTTGCTGTTCATCTATTCCAAAGAATGTTGCAATATCACGTACACCGATCATTGACCATCCTGCAGGAGTGATATAAGGTCTGGATGTCATAGAAACACGTTGACCATTTACTGTAGTTGTGCCTGATCTAAAGTCAACAACTGTAACAACTTTAGGAGTTTCTGGTTCTGTTGCTTCGGCGCCAACGGTCAAATAATCTGCAACAGTGATATCAGATTCATCTACAAACGCATCAAAAATATCGTCTTCGTCTTTGTCATTATCATCATAGAGTTGATCATAAGTACTGTTAGAGAATTCTACAGCGTTACCACCGATATATAAGTCGTAACCGCCTCTTGGAGTGCCTGCCCAAATGTCGAAAACGATATTTTCTATCGTAATTGTACCAGGTCCGTCATCAGATTCGTCTGTAATTTCTAGAACAAGTAAACCGTCTTCAAAGTTGGCATCAACGTCTAGTCCAGAGTTTTTGTCGGTATAAACGTCTGCATCGTCAAAGGTTTTGTTGCTAGAGCCAAGATCTTCGATAGCTAGGATAATTTCGGTGCCATCTTTGAACATTTCTTCATCAGTTTCTGTGAAGGTAATTTTGCCGGTTGATTGATCTTTGACACCTAAATTAATTAGAACAGGAGGTGCACTGACTCTAAATGAAGGTGAGACTGTTCCGATAGCAAAAGATATTTCTTCTTCTTTAAAATTATCACTTTCGATGACCATTTGCATAGTGCCTGAAACGCCTGCCTGAGCTTCTATCTCCAGTTCGAATTCGAGTTCTGACAGAATATCGTGCCAATCGTCTTCTTTTTGGTCGTTGCTGCCAGAAAGAAATCCAATTTTTTCTAATTCATCATACATAGCGTCAAGGTCTAATATATATTCACCATCATCTTCGTATAAGATATTATCAGGATCATTTGCTAGGTCGCCACTATCAAAATGGAATTCAACATTTTCTAAACTGCCACTGACAATGTCAGCATTAATGAAACTGATAAAAAATTCATCTCTAGAATCAATGGAGCCAGCAATGAGTTCGCCAAGACGTATTTCGATTGTACCAGAATCTTGCCCTGCAACTAAGTCGACGTCGTCTAAAACTTCAAATGTAACGTCTTCGTCGACAACTTTGGCTATGACAAATTCTTCTTCGGCTTCGTTGGCATCATCGTAATCAAAAAGACCTATATCTCCGCCCTTGTTTTTGTACTCGATATCTTCAACCTGTGTAACAGTGAGTTCGATATCGCCAAGATCAAGTTCGTCATGCCTTGACGCTATTTCTACAGGTAAATTATGGAATTCGATAGCTCCTTCGTAGTTGCGTTGACTGTACGTATCAGTAGTATCAATAACTCGGATTAACATTTCGTTTTCTTCTACTGCCAACACTTCTATTTGAACATAGTCTTCTTTTCCGCGTAAGCCACCACTTAATTGAATATGATTTTGAAGAGTACCAGGTTCGGAAGTGACTTTGTTGCTCTCATCTATTTCCCACTCGTCCCAGTATCTGTCGCCTTCGTTTAGAGCAAATTCTAAATTTTTGGCCTGAAGTTGAAGTAAAAATGCTCCGCCACCTGTGGTGCCACCATCTGTATCGTCATCTGGATCAAGATAAAAATCACCTTCCCAGTCTTTTCCGGTTGCAAAAAATTCGCCAGAAAATACATATTCTTGCTTCTCTTCTAATTCAAATACGCCGAGTTTGCCGCTACCATCAACAGCTACTTGCCCTTTGCTGTTTAAATTTATGTCTATAAGATCGCCACTAACTTCTGAATTTGAACTAAGTGTAAGTTTATTAGCAAAAATTTCGTCACCGTCTACTTTGATAGATGGAGATTTACCAGTAACTGTGAATGCCATAGGTACATATACACGAGAATCTAAATTTCTGTTCATATTTTGATAAATTTCAACAGCAAGAGTTTGGTCATTGTATCTATCTGGAGATATAGTAAACTCTTTTAGATATAGTTGGCCGTTTAGTGGATTGCTAGTAGCAGGATCGACGAAAGAAAAAGCGGTGTTGAAGCTGCCAGTATTGATGTTGCCCTCATTAGGCTTAATGATATGGGTAATCTCTTGAGGATTCACGTCTTTGATAGAAGTAAAATTGGGGCTTAATTGACTGCCGTTTTCTGTCAAATTTATATAAATAGGAACGCCATCGTTGTTTTTAGCTTCGGCGAAGAAATACGCTTCGTCAATAGATGTTGTCTTGTTTTCTGCATAGGTAGCGTTTGTTGCAGCATTATTGAGATAACGTTTTTTGGAAGCATAAGATGTAGATACATAAGAAGTATAGTTTCCATCTTCGTCAATAGCAAAAAGTCTGTTAGGTAACCCTCCCATTTCGGCAACATAGGAGCCATCGTTATCTGCTGAAATATCTTCTACTGCAAATACGGCGTTGGATGGAATTTGGATTGTGTCATCTTCTACTAAGGTATAGTCTTCCAAATCGACTTCCTCGTTGAAGGCATCGTTTCCTTTTGTTTCGGTATAATACGTAGAGGCGAATTCGATATCTGTACCTATTATCTCAAAAAATAATGGACTACGTGCACCATACAAGATATCGTTATTATTATTGTAGATAATTAAATTTGAAGCTTCGTTTTTTACTTGATAATCTTCTAATTTAATATACCAGTATTTATTATAGTTATCTTTGACTTGTGTGGTCATAGATTCTTTATTAACTGCTAAATTGATGGCACTGGTTGTAACTGGTATGGTTGTGGCTATAGTAGTTGCTGCTAAAACCATTGCTAATTTTTGCTTTAATTTCATGTAGAAATCCTCCTTGTGGTTTGCGATAATTCCAAAATGTAAAGCCAAAAGCTGTTTATTTTTTCGGTAGGCACAAGCTGTCAATGCGTTTATGTATTGCAATCACTTTTAGCTTTGTTTGGCTTTTATATTTATATGTAGTAGGCAGAAAAAAAATTATACCTAACTATACATGGAAGTATATTCTAATTATGATTAAAAGTCAACAAACAGGAATATTTTGTAATTTGCATGTAATATATACAAACTATATTATTGCTCGTAAAACCTTGACAATAATAAATTAATCTAATTTTAATAGTTTTGAAAAAAGATTTATGTTAAATTTGATGGTTATTGCAAGTAAGTAAAAAAAAATTTTATGAGTACAGTTATAATTGCATATTGATAGTGGGAATACTTATATATATAACTAATGAGGTGAGGTGTATTTTTGAAGCAATATAAAGATTTGGTTCAGTATATTATGGATAACGGAGTTTATAAGGAAGATAGAACAGGTGTAGGGACGATCAGTACATTTGGATATCAGATGCGCTTTAATTTAGCAGAGGGATTTCCGTTGGTGACTTTAAAGCGGACTTACTTTAAGGGGATTGCACATGAATTGCTATGGTTTTTGAGTGGAGATACAAATATAAAATATCTTGTGGATAAAAATGTTCATATTTGGGATGAATGGGCGGATGAAAACGGAGATTTGGGCCCAGTTTATGGAGCGCAATGGAGAAGCTTTTCGGGAGTTGATCAGATTGCACATGTAATAGAAGAAATTAAGTCTAATCCTGATTCTAGAAGGTTGATTGTAACTGCTTGGAATGTCCCAGAGATAGAAAAGATGGCGCTTCCGCCATGCCATATGTTTTTTTCAATTTTATGTTTGGCATAAAAAAAAAAAAAAAAAGA is a genomic window of Candidatus Epulonipiscium viviparus containing:
- a CDS encoding copper amine oxidase N-terminal domain-containing protein, producing the protein MKLKQKLAMVLAATTIATTIPVTTSAINLAVNKESMTTQVKDNYNKYWYIKLEDYQVKNEASNLIIYNNNNDILYGARSPLFFEIIGTDIEFASTYYTETKGNDAFNEEVDLEDYTLVEDDTIQIPSNAVFAVEDISADNDGSYVAEMGGLPNRLFAIDEDGNYTSYVSTSYASKKRYLNNAATNATYAENKTTSIDEAYFFAEAKNNDGVPIYINLTENGSQLSPNFTSIKDVNPQEITHIIKPNEGNINTGSFNTAFSFVDPATSNPLNGQLYLKEFTISPDRYNDQTLAVEIYQNMNRNLDSRVYVPMAFTVTGKSPSIKVDGDEIFANKLTLSSNSEVSGDLIDINLNSKGQVAVDGSGKLGVFELEEKQEYVFSGEFFATGKDWEGDFYLDPDDDTDGGTTGGGAFLLQLQAKNLEFALNEGDRYWDEWEIDESNKVTSEPGTLQNHIQLSGGLRGKEDYVQIEVLAVEENEMLIRVIDTTDTYSQRNYEGAIEFHNLPVEIASRHDELDLGDIELTVTQVEDIEYKNKGGDIGLFDYDDANEAEEEFVIAKVVDEDVTFEVLDDVDLVAGQDSGTIEIRLGELIAGSIDSRDEFFISFINADIVSGSLENVEFHFDSGDLANDPDNILYEDDGEYILDLDAMYDELEKIGFLSGSNDQKEDDWHDILSELEFELEIEAQAGVSGTMQMVIESDNFKEEEISFAIGTVSPSFRVSAPPVLINLGVKDQSTGKITFTETDEEMFKDGTEIILAIEDLGSSNKTFDDADVYTDKNSGLDVDANFEDGLLVLEITDESDDGPGTITIENIVFDIWAGTPRGGYDLYIGGNAVEFSNSTYDQLYDDNDKDEDDIFDAFVDESDITVADYLTVGAEATEPETPKVVTVVDFRSGTTTVNGQRVSMTSRPYITPAGWSMIGVRDIATFFGIDEQQIAYGHDENNVMNVTITNGPIGAPGSTLVTVKHGSKILMVNGTPVIMGEPMTIGSDNRAYAPIRPIAEALGLTVDWNNATSTATFQN
- a CDS encoding family 16 glycosylhydrolase; this translates as EDISASAVQSIEPTGYGYYELRAKTAPISIASAFWFRDPKVSKQEIDIFEQVGRPVNANRLNLNGSSYPMNTHWFKEGTDISNGRIYNTGVDLTADFHIYGFEWDTYYLRFYIDGVLVHEIDNSIDYKIDGSQYLLFDMETNIYGSKPPEKEAFEYKPGERNPADYEIDYIRVWRSDIPQASKPGVPASRDNLDLNTAKVKAGIE